One region of Trinickia violacea genomic DNA includes:
- a CDS encoding MerR family transcriptional regulator — protein MTKESADLLTVRDAAERLGVTPRTLKYYEERGLVTPSRSEGRYRLYDEQDLERFGRILRLRSLGFSLSGIVEMLKRPLESAEGGRKRYSTDSLQQIRDGLAEQVRALDARIESVRRELKEAQALKSELGRDLDYIERRLAGENADALIEERRAQGAGKKSGDTPPTKAPTRGRRA, from the coding sequence ATGACCAAGGAATCCGCCGACCTGCTGACCGTTCGAGATGCCGCCGAGCGGCTTGGCGTAACGCCCCGAACGCTCAAGTATTACGAGGAGCGCGGGCTCGTCACGCCCTCGCGCAGCGAGGGACGCTATCGGCTTTACGACGAGCAGGATCTCGAACGCTTCGGACGTATCCTGCGCCTGCGTTCGCTTGGGTTTTCGCTCAGCGGGATCGTCGAAATGCTCAAGCGTCCGCTGGAATCTGCCGAAGGCGGGCGCAAGCGCTATTCGACCGACTCTTTGCAGCAAATCCGCGACGGCCTGGCCGAGCAAGTGCGGGCGCTGGACGCGCGCATCGAAAGCGTGCGGCGCGAATTGAAGGAAGCGCAGGCGCTCAAGTCCGAACTCGGCCGCGATCTCGACTACATCGAGCGGCGTCTCGCCGGCGAGAACGCCGACGCGCTAATCGAAGAGCGCCGCGCACAGGGCGCCGGCAAGAAAAGCGGCGATACGCCCCCGACAAAGGCGCCGACACGAGGCCGCCGCGCATGA
- a CDS encoding MFS transporter, whose translation MSTTTASRRSAFLSERLCGDAFPWVLALVTGLDYFDNSIFSFFTSYIAGGVDASPDELVWSSSAYAVAAVLGILQQQWWVERFGYRRYVAGCMLLYACGALAAAASETSVELAFARGFQGYFIGPMMGTCRILIQLSFTPKERPKATRAFLTLIVSGTALAPLVGGLLVSQFDWRMVFMCTAPAALAFAALALLTLPNTGDVATEARGDFHIWPYIVFAFAQGALQIVIQQVRFQLFSGSPMLILLTVAGIGALGWFAYHQWHHPAPLVRMHGLGKATFQVGLVLYMFYYFETTAFSYLVARFLEQGLDYPVENAGRIVGLTSLISATALFAYLRFAKYVTRKKWIIVPGFALAGVAAFLMTRLTPDVGQPALMVPLLMRGLLLLFIVLPVANVTFSIFAIEEFTHSYRIKNIVRQLTTSSATAIVIIVEQHRQALHQSRLAEAANPYNPEFQNTVAALTQSFAAAGHTLGQAHSLAIVEVSKTVSQQASFLSSLDGFYFLMGVAICGGIFAAWQKQID comes from the coding sequence ATGAGCACCACCACTGCCAGCCGCAGATCCGCCTTCCTCTCCGAGCGTCTGTGCGGCGACGCATTCCCGTGGGTGCTCGCCCTCGTCACCGGCCTCGACTATTTCGACAACTCGATCTTTTCCTTCTTTACGAGCTACATCGCGGGCGGCGTCGATGCGTCGCCCGACGAACTCGTTTGGTCGTCGAGCGCTTACGCCGTGGCCGCCGTGCTCGGCATCCTGCAGCAGCAATGGTGGGTCGAGCGGTTCGGCTATCGCCGCTATGTCGCCGGCTGCATGCTGCTCTACGCTTGCGGCGCGCTGGCGGCCGCGGCCAGCGAGACATCGGTCGAACTGGCATTCGCACGCGGCTTTCAGGGCTACTTCATCGGACCGATGATGGGGACCTGCCGCATCCTGATACAGCTCAGCTTCACACCGAAGGAGCGCCCCAAGGCAACACGTGCGTTCCTGACGCTGATCGTATCGGGCACCGCGCTCGCGCCGCTCGTCGGCGGCCTGCTCGTCTCGCAATTCGACTGGCGCATGGTGTTCATGTGCACCGCACCCGCCGCCCTTGCATTCGCCGCACTCGCGCTCTTGACACTGCCGAACACGGGCGACGTCGCCACCGAGGCGCGAGGCGATTTCCATATCTGGCCTTACATCGTCTTCGCTTTCGCCCAAGGCGCGCTGCAAATCGTCATTCAGCAAGTGCGCTTCCAGTTGTTCAGCGGCTCCCCTATGCTGATCCTGCTGACCGTCGCCGGCATTGGCGCGCTCGGCTGGTTTGCCTATCACCAATGGCACCATCCCGCGCCGCTCGTGCGTATGCACGGGCTCGGCAAGGCGACGTTCCAGGTCGGGCTCGTGCTGTACATGTTCTACTACTTCGAGACGACCGCCTTCAGCTACCTCGTCGCGCGTTTTCTCGAACAGGGGCTCGACTATCCGGTCGAGAATGCTGGACGTATCGTCGGCCTTACGTCGCTGATTTCGGCGACCGCCCTCTTCGCCTATCTGCGCTTTGCGAAGTACGTCACACGCAAGAAATGGATCATCGTGCCGGGGTTCGCGCTCGCCGGCGTCGCCGCCTTTCTGATGACCCGCCTCACACCCGATGTCGGGCAGCCGGCACTGATGGTTCCGCTCTTGATGCGTGGCCTGCTGCTGCTCTTCATCGTGTTGCCGGTTGCCAACGTAACGTTCAGCATCTTTGCGATCGAGGAGTTCACGCACAGCTACCGGATCAAGAACATCGTCCGGCAGCTCACGACCTCGTCCGCGACCGCCATCGTCATCATCGTCGAGCAGCATCGGCAGGCGCTGCACCAGTCGCGGCTCGCCGAAGCGGCGAATCCGTACAACCCTGAATTTCAAAACACGGTCGCCGCGCTGACACAGAGCTTCGCCGCAGCGGGCCATACGCTTGGCCAGGCGCATTCGCTAGCGATCGTCGAGGTGAGCAAGACGGTGTCGCAGCAGGCGAGCTTCCTGAGTTCGCTCGACGGCTTTTACTTTCTGATGGGGGTGGCCATCTGCGGCGGTATATTTGCGGCGTGGCAAAAGCAGATCGATTGA
- the rho gene encoding transcription termination factor Rho produces MHLSELKSQHVSQLIEMANGLEIENANRLRKQELMFAILKKRAKTGETIFGDGTLEVLPDGFGFLRSPEMSYLASTDDIYISPSQIRRFNLHTGDTIEGEVRTPKDGERYFALVKVDKVNGQPPEASKHKIMFENLTPLHPNKPLLLEREMRGEENVTGRIIDMIAPIGKGQRGLLVASPKSGKTVMLQHIAHAIKQNHPDVVLFVLLIDERPEEVTEMQRSVAGEVIASTFDEPATRHVQVAEMVIEKAKRLVEMKHDVVILLDSITRLARAYNTVIPASGKVLTGGVDANALQRPKRFFGAARNIEEGGSLTIIGTALIETGSRMDDVIYEEFKGTGNMEVHLERRLAEKRVYPSINLNKSGTRREELLIKPEVLQKIWVLRKFIHDMDEVEAMEFLLDKIRQTKGNSEFFDLMRRGG; encoded by the coding sequence ATGCATTTATCCGAGCTTAAGTCTCAGCACGTGTCGCAATTGATCGAGATGGCAAACGGCCTCGAGATCGAAAACGCGAACCGCCTGCGCAAGCAGGAACTCATGTTCGCCATTCTCAAGAAGCGCGCCAAGACCGGCGAAACCATTTTCGGCGACGGCACGCTCGAAGTGCTGCCCGACGGCTTCGGCTTCCTGCGCTCGCCTGAAATGTCGTACCTCGCGAGCACCGACGACATCTACATCAGCCCGTCGCAGATCCGCCGCTTCAACCTGCACACCGGCGACACCATCGAAGGCGAAGTCCGCACGCCGAAGGACGGCGAGCGCTACTTCGCGCTGGTGAAGGTCGACAAAGTCAACGGGCAGCCGCCCGAGGCCTCGAAACACAAGATCATGTTCGAGAACCTCACGCCGCTGCACCCGAACAAGCCGCTGTTGCTCGAGCGCGAAATGCGCGGCGAAGAGAACGTCACCGGCCGCATCATCGACATGATCGCGCCGATCGGCAAAGGCCAGCGCGGCCTGCTCGTCGCTTCGCCGAAGTCGGGCAAGACCGTGATGCTTCAGCACATCGCGCACGCGATCAAGCAGAACCATCCCGATGTCGTCCTGTTCGTGCTGCTCATCGACGAGCGTCCGGAAGAAGTGACGGAAATGCAGCGCTCGGTGGCGGGCGAAGTGATCGCGTCGACGTTCGACGAACCGGCCACGCGTCACGTGCAAGTCGCCGAAATGGTGATCGAGAAGGCCAAGCGCCTCGTCGAAATGAAGCACGATGTCGTGATTCTGCTCGACTCGATCACGCGTCTCGCACGTGCTTACAACACGGTCATTCCGGCGTCGGGCAAGGTGCTGACGGGCGGTGTCGATGCGAACGCGCTGCAGCGTCCGAAGCGCTTCTTTGGCGCTGCGCGCAACATCGAGGAAGGCGGCTCGCTCACGATCATCGGCACCGCGCTGATCGAAACCGGCAGCCGCATGGACGACGTGATCTATGAAGAGTTCAAGGGCACCGGCAACATGGAAGTGCACCTCGAGCGGCGTCTCGCGGAAAAGCGCGTGTACCCGTCGATCAACTTGAACAAGTCGGGCACACGCCGCGAAGAATTGCTGATCAAACCGGAAGTCCTACAGAAGATCTGGGTGCTGCGCAAGTTCATCCACGATATGGACGAAGTCGAGGCAATGGAATTCCTGCTCGACAAGATCCGCCAGACGAAGGGCAATTCCGAGTTCTTCGATCTGATGCGCCGCGGCGGCTGA
- the trxA gene encoding thioredoxin TrxA, with translation MSEQIKHISDASFEQDVVKSDKPVLLDFWAEWCGPCKMIAPILDEVAKDYGDRLQIAKINVDEHQSTPVKFGVRGIPTLILFKNGAVAAQKVGALSKSQLTAFLDSNL, from the coding sequence ATGAGCGAACAAATCAAGCACATTAGCGACGCATCGTTCGAACAGGACGTCGTGAAATCCGATAAACCCGTCCTGCTCGACTTCTGGGCCGAGTGGTGCGGTCCCTGCAAGATGATTGCCCCGATCCTCGACGAAGTCGCGAAGGATTACGGCGACCGCCTGCAAATCGCAAAGATCAATGTGGACGAACATCAGTCGACGCCGGTCAAGTTCGGCGTGCGCGGCATTCCCACGCTGATCCTGTTCAAGAACGGCGCGGTCGCTGCACAGAAAGTCGGCGCGTTGTCGAAGTCGCAATTGACGGCGTTCCTCGACAGCAACCTTTAA